TCCAGTTCAAAGCAGCAATCTCAAATTTGCTTTTGCTTCACACTTTACTAACTATCTCTGTATGTTAACTgtcctttttctttattttaaggaAAGATTTCAAACATGGCAGATACTAAACCCTGCTGGCTTGGAGCAGCCTCCTCTCTCACCTTTTTCTTTGTCCTAATCTGTTGTGTTGATGCAGCATCAATCGAACCTTATCAGCTGCTTCAGAAAAACCCAGACTATTTAGGGAAAAATTTACAAAGGCTCCCAAGCCCAGATATGATCAAAGCCTTGGAATATATAGAAAATCTCCGCAAACAAGCTAACAAGGGAGAAAATGGCCAAGATTACAGCTTCTATCAAGGTGCGCCATTTtttctgcagcagaaagaaagcaaagatcAGAGTCACCTATCAGATAATAGAAGAGATTCTTTGACTGAAGATGAGTCACAATGGGTTAGGTCAATGTTGGAAGCCTTGAGGCAAACAGAAAAAGAGTCAAAGGCTGgatcaaaagaaaataaaccatATAGTATGAGTTCAGATAACTTCCCAGCTGGAGTGAGTGATAATTATGAGGCTTATAAGTGGCCTGAGAGACGACACAAACATGACAAAATGCCACATGTACATGATGAAGAAAGTTCAAGAGACAGTCCTTTCAAGCGCACCAATGAAATAGTAGAAGAACAATATACACCCCAAAGCCTTGCTACTTTGGAGTCTGTCTTTCAGGAGCTGGGGAAAATGACAGGACCAAATAATCACAAAAAAGAGAGGCTGGATGAAGATCAGAAATTGTACacagaagatgaagatgatgTATATAAAGTTAATAATATTGCTTATGAAGATGTAGTGGGAGGAGAAGACTGGAATCCAATAGAGGAAAAAGTGGAAAGCCAAACACAAGAAGAGATAAAAGATCGTAAAGaggaaattgataaaaatgaagaAGAAATTGATGATGAAATGAAGAGATCAGGGAAGCAAGGCTTCCTGGAAGATGAAATGAGGAGAGACAGTAAAGATCAAATGTCAGATGACATTACAAAGCTAATGAATTATTATCTGAAGAGGCTGATGAGCAATATTGGAAATGGCAGGGTAAGGACTGGACATGAAGAAAAAAGGGCAGGTATATTTTTGGAAAAACTTGATCCTCAGTCTATCTCTCAACTAGTAGAAATCTCAAGGAATTTACAAATCCCTCCAGAGGATTTACTAGACATGttgaaaactggagaaaagcagcagcagagtgaaagGGTGGAGACCGAGCAAGAACCAGAGCTCCCAGAAGATCTTGAGGATGACATCTCTGAAACTAATCTAGACCACacagatatatttaaaaataaaatgaaccctAAAAATGGTTACATGAGGCAGCCAATTAATGTTATGCCAGATAATCTACCTGAAGACCTCAATATTGAAGATATTGTCAATCTTTTAGGGACTGATAATTTAGCTAATCAGAAAACCTCGTACTTTGTAAATCAGCTtaatgaagagaacagctttCCAAGACTTTCCTACATTCCCAGAAGACCTAAAGGACATCAACTTCCTAAAGCTGCTTGGATTAATGATTTGGAAAGACGACAAATGGAATATGAAAAACTAAATGTAAAAGATGAAGAACTAGCAGATTACTTGGCAAAGATGTTGGCAAAATACCCTGAAGTTATCGATACAAACCAGCTGAAACGCGTTCCAGTCCCAGTTTCATCTGAAAATGATCTACAGGAAGATGACCAGTTTGAGCAAGCAATCAAAGAACATCTAAATCAGCTGGGACCACAAGAATCTGATAAACTAGCCTCACTCAGCAAAAGGCTGTCCATGGCCCGGGAGAATGACGACACACAAAACAGGCAGTATCTGGATGAAGATATGTTAGTGAAGGTGCTGGAGTACCTAAACCAGGAGCAATCAGACAAAGGAAGAAATCACATTAATAAAAGGGCAATGGAAAATATGTAATTGTTACCCACATATAATTTTTCtgcaatgttttgatttttaccccaattcatttgtgatttttcccccctaaacAACTTGCAGTTACCGTTGAACAGTCTGCATAACTTTCTCAGAGCTGTTATTGTTTATGGATATACATATGTGTTATAAATCTTGGATCAAGTACAAATTGGTTCAATTGTTTTAATGAGCAGGGTTATGAATTTAAGTAAAATCGTAATATGTAAACAAATGACCATTGCATTGTTGATACAACATGATAAATGAACAGTGCTATCATATTTgaagttttttaaattaattcaatTATTTTATTACTGTCTGTAGTGTTTTTTTGTGGAGTACTGAATAAAAATACAGCATATATATAGTTTTATTTATAAGGCTTTTTCTATTCTTTGTTTTATTGTTGATGAATAAATATTATTTCTGGACAGTAGACTGTGTTTCTTTATGACAGTTGATAGAATGTGATTTTtaggagaaaaacattttttacttCGATATCCAATCTTCCTAGCTTTAACTGATTTTTTGAAATTATTCAGCAGAAAATACTTCTGGCCTTTTGGGCTACACAGTCATGTACTGGCCTGATTGGTGAAGGTGCTGAGCAATTGCAGTTCTTTCCTGGTATCATTTGGAGCTGAGGCTGAATggaatcttttgaaaatctggccacataAGATGATTGGTTATGGATCTAGGGGAGGCTGATCTATTCAACAGAAAAGACACACTGCACTGGAAgcctataaaatatataaaaacaagtgaaaaccaaacttttcatGACAGTTCTACAtctaatcaggaaagagaaagCTCCAGCAAGTAGGGTCTTCAAAATATCATAAATTTTCCCTATGTTGCTGTGTAGCAAGCAGGCATTAACCCACAGCTATGAACTAAGACAACTTATTTTTGTGACTATGGTAGCACAATGGATGGGGACTCCTTCCTTACATAttttttgtgtttataaaaatGATGACTGCTTCCCTTaccatttaaaaaagttttggCTATTATGGCCCCACTCTATATGGAAGTGTGTTCCATTAATTAGGCTCCTGGTAAAGGCAAACGGCTGCCATAACTGTCTTTCCTAGGTTATGTATCAGTCAAGGAAGGATTTAATAGTGAGATATAGCTCTGGATCCTTTAAAATTCTTCTCCAGACCTTGTTAAGACCTTTTAGAGGACACCCTGAAAATTCTAAGGTTCTGTTCCTCCAAATGCTTATGCATACGAGATGGCCCCTGATTTTCAGGGGGACTATTCATGGGCGTAGTTAAAGTATGTCCAGGACGGAGGCCAAAGTAGGGTTCCTCCCATATTCTCAAGCATCTGATCACTACTTATGGTGAATGGGTGTGGGAGGATATGGTTTTAGCAGGAGTGGGTCATAAAATAGCTAATAAAGATACTATAcaaatgctgcagagagaaaTGATTATTTTAGGTCTCATCACTATCCCTGTTCAGCTGCAGTTTATCAGGGTTCCACTATCAGGGTTCCTTGCTTTGGGCtagattttttgttaaaaaaatgtctgttagttGCACGAGTAAAAATGTATCCACAAAAATGAAACATACCATGCTGGGCCAAATTTGCCACTGGAATAAGCTGGCATAACTTCATTGCTATTGATGGCGATACACTTCATCATGGCAGTGATGTTTCTTAAAACCGTTCATgttacaggtttttgttttttgtttgttttttaattatctgATTGGCTAATGTACCAGGATGGCGGCCAAAGTAGGGTTCCTCCCATATTCTGTACTGATGTTGATTCAGTTGGAAGAAACTATGACATGATTAGCAGGCCTTAAAAAAAGTTAGGAAGTAGCCTACTGCTTGCAGTTTTCAATAAATAGTAATCATCAGGTTGCTTCCAAAGGACATATATTCCACAGGAAGCTGTCATCAGGAAATACTGATCTTCTGTTTTGTATAATATGATGTAAATGCTAAACCACAGAATGACTGGAATGAATCCTGCCACTTTTATGTTAAAGTTCAACTTAAAAATTTCCAGAAGACATGATCTCATTAGACAATACTACGCGATTCCATATTTTGCCTGTGCTCTAAAACTTATTTTCTTCATAAAAGACAAGATTTATAGCATATACACGTTTCACTGGAAATAAGCCATAGCCAGAGAACCGTGCTCAGCCCAAGTAGAGTGACAGTAAAAGAAAGTGTTCTCAATCATTAAATAGGTGCGGGATGGAATCCTCCACTCCAGGCTGGGACACCAGGCATGTGGCCAGTTCAGACACAGGATATAATGGGAGTAGCAgaggcagcccccaccccccactttctCCAAACAATGTCTCACATGGATCCAAAGTGGCAACACTTACACACTTTCCCCTTCTATACTCTGAAATACAGAGCTGCCATGGCACTCTAGAGCATGGTGTGCCATCTCCTCGCAGAGATTCTCTAGGGTTTGGCCCATTGCTCTGGCAGTAACATTGTTTTCATTGCATTTGTGCCTCTAAGTCCGTGGTGGGCAACCCACAgcctatcagggtaatccactggcaggctgccagacagtgtgtttacatttcaacggccgcccacagctcccagtggctgcggtttgccattcccggctaatgggagctgtgggcggccgtgcaaatgtaaacaaactaccTGGTGGCCCTCCAGCAGATTACTCTGATAGGCCGCGtacggcccacaggccgtagGTTGCCCAGCACTACTCTAAGTGACCACATCAGGCCAATTGGGATTTACCATCACGATCTAGCCCTATGTCACTGCCATCGAGCCCAGCTAGTGTGTTTGTCTGCTTTTCCTGAGTGTAGCTGAGCCTGGGACCTCCATGAAAGGCATCAGGTTGAAGTTGAACTGATGGAGATGAGATGGGCAGGTAGGGGAAAGCATCTTGAAAGCATGGAGGGTATTGCTTGCTAGGATTACTAAAACTATGTGCCCACACTTTCTCACAATTGGGGAGTGCTTATTTGGCCCCAGTGGCCAAAAGTGCTGGTCCCCCGCTCCCCCGCTCCCTTTATGTCTTATCAAATGAGACTGCATTTCTTTTGAATCTAGATTCTACCAGTTATCCATGCCAAGGGTAAAATGGCCAATAGCGACAAAGTCTAGTTTTCAGAAAGGACTTAAGAGTCCAAGTCCCATTGAGTTTTAATGAGACAAAAGGGACttagactcagcattgcaatggCTAAAATTTaggcaccctccccccccccccagtggaaTCTACAGCCCTGAGTTATTtgcccaggctccctgtacaatacCTGGGGAGAACTGGGCACCtatgaatgggattcacaaaagccagcactgCCCAAACTAGCCAGCAGAAAGGGTGAGGAGAGGGGTGGGGTCTAAGCCCCTCCTTTACCCTAtagcccaggggttagagcactcacccaggatatgGAAAACCCCGCTTCAAATTCCTACTCTGCCTTATTTGGAGTATGGTCTTAAATCCAGATCTCCAACTTCCCAGGTGTGTGCACTGCCCACCAGGCTATGGGCTATTCTGGGATGGGTCTGCCTCTCTTGCTGTTGAAACagtttcactttgtataaaagACTGAAACATTCATTGGTGCAGGGACTGGAACCTGATTGTgctaggtgagtgctctaacccagTGGTTATAGTGGCTATAGAGTCTTTCTCAGATGTCAGGATTAAGGCAGCTTTATGCACATCTTCCAGCAACAATTTACGCATTTACAGGGTAAGGAAGCAGCTGAGTGAGTGTTCTAGGTACCTAAACTTTAGATTTCCATGCTTAAAGTGCCAGTTAGGCACCTACAGCCCTTTGTGCACTGGaccctaaatctcttttgaaaactAATCTTGAGCTCCCCCaaccacatttaaaaatgttacctCTAGATTAAATTATCACAGTGTGCACTATATTGGACTACCCCTCCCATCCCTGAACAAAGATGTTTAACCAGCTCCCTGGGACTCACCCCTGAATGGGTCCCAGCTAGTGCAGAGTGGACACTGTCTCTGCACTGTTCTCTCAGTATTTCTCAGCATCAGACTGTAGCCTCAAAGCCAGATTAAGGCAGTCAGGGCCCTAGGCCTAGGtcagggccctgcccccatgccccaCTTGGAGTGACAGAGGGGCCTTTCTCCCCTACCAGGGAGTCAGGAGCAGTAGCACAGGGCCCCCTTCACCTCCCAGAAGTGGCAGCAGGAGCTCACTCTCCCCTCAGGAGCATCAGGGCTGGCAGCAGGAGTTCCCTCCCGGCCTAAGAATGGCAGGGATTGTAGCAGAGCCCCTCCAGTCCCCGCCACCCAAGACTTGTTGGGGGATGTCTGTTTGCTTGGGCAGGGCTCCTGCATCTTGGTCCTGCCACAcagataacaagccttgtggatatgggggggaagtggtagatatggtatatcttgactttagtaaggcttttgatactgtggtacatgaccttctcataaaacaAACTAgggatggagctactataaggtgggtgcataactggctggaaaatcattcccagagagtagttatcagtggttcacagtcatgctggaagggcataatgagtggggtcctgcagggatcggttatgggtctggttctgttcaatatcttcatcaataatttagataatggcatagagagtatacttataaagtctgcagacgacaccaagctgggaggggttgcaagtgctttggaggataagattaaaattcaaaatgatatggacaaattggagaaatgctctgaagtatataggatgaaattcagtaaggacaaatgcaaagtactccacttaggaaggaacaatcagttgcacacatagaaaatgggaaatgactgcctaggaaggagtactgcggaaagggatctgggggtgatagtggatcacaagctaaatatgagtcaacagtgtaacactgttgcaaaaaaagcaaacattattctgtgatgtattagcaggagtattgtagcAAGACATATTTCTTCTaatctactccgcgctgattaggcctccactggagtattgtgtccagttctgggtgccacatttcaggaaagatgtggacaaattggagaaagactAGAGAAgactaacaaaaatgattaaaggtctagaaaacctgacctatgagggaagattaaaacaattgggtttgtttagtctggagaagagaagactgaggggggacatgataacagttttcaagtacataaaaggttgttaaaaggaggagggagaaaaaaatttcttcttaacctctgaggataggacaagaagtaacaggTTTAAATTGCAGtgagggcagtttaggttggacattaggaaaaactttctaactgtcagggtggtttaacactggaataaattgcctagaaaggttgtggaatctccatcattggggatttttaagagcaggttggacaaacacctgtcagggatggtctagataatacttagtcctgccttgagtgcaggggactggactagatgacctctcgaggtcccttccagttctatgattctatgataacattGTTTAGAAACCTGATGccaacccactgaagtcaatgggagtctttctattgacttcaatgggctttggaaaaGGCTCCAGGACAATACATTTCTCAGTTGTGAGGCTGTCCCATACATTATTAGATGCTCATAGAGAGACTTTAGGCTCACTTTCTTATATTAGATTACTGTGCCTGTGGTTTTTAAAATCTATACACAGAGTGGTTGTGGATCAATATTAAGGTCACACATCAGAGCTAACATCTTGTGTCACTTCTTGTACCTCAAAGGTACTATATAAGGATTTTTCTCCATGCCTCCAAAAGAgatgataaaataataaacaaatcaCCCTTTTTACTTGTCACTTGGAAATTAAAGTTTGATTTTTGCTTCATTTTCTAAATGATGACACACAGTGGCTTATAAAAATAATGTCTATTCTGTTTCTCCATCGATGCTTGCTAAACAGAACTCCTCAGAGCTGCAGCCTCCCTTCTAGCCATGATGCGAGCAGTCAATTCTGAACCAACAGGTTGCTATGGCAGCAGGGACAAGATCAGCACAGTGACGGGTTCATTGCTTGGCCACTCTGTTAGGTGGTAACTGAACAATGCATCCTGGTGCTAAAGAACCTGCTGATTAAAATTGCTTTCAAGTTTCAACCTTGGTTTCTGCTTTGTGTTAAAAATTACATAGGCATAGCCTCCCACCCAGACCTTTAAGCCTTAACTTGCATTTAGATTTGTGCAATGAGCTcaatgaattatttttaattccCTTTTTCACTGACTCAATATGTACAAGCATTGTTAAGCACTGTTTGTTCTACTAATTTCATTGAAACCAGATAGATTCTAATGATTTTGGAAGggaatagagcagtggttctcaacctgtggcctaCTTGCGGCCCTATCAGCATACAGCTGAAGCCCATGTAACATCCTCAGGCCAtgcaggtagtatatatattgtgtggatgcaacCCACACAACACATAGCGAGCTGCATGTGCGGCCCACAATAGTAAATATGTTGAGAACCACGGGAGTAGAGGTTACTCAGCAAGCATGTAGTAAGTAGTACTCAATATCTTCTGCAGAGACCAACTCTTGATTATGTATTTTTTACCCACAGGCTTTTTAATACTAGAAAcacaaaagttatttaaaaataagaaggGTATGTAACTCAGTTTATTATTATGTCTTTAAGGCATTACATTTCTCATGAGAGGACATTTTTACCTGCAGGGAATCTGAGTTTCACAGGTTTCCTCCTCGGCCATTAGTTGACTGTTTTACCAGAAGACAATATACATTTGTTTACAAGTCAAGTCACATGATTTGTGCTGCAGCCAAagcaacagatttattttttaatttgttggaTTTATGTTCTCCCTAAGCTCGTGAAGGTCTTTGTCAAAGGAAAGCTCTTTGATGTCGCTTATCATACACAGGACCCCAAAGGATTCTGTACAAGGGAATCTAAATTAATCTTCTGGAAAAAAGAATGATAATAATGAATCTAGTTGATAAAAGGGAGTTTCAGTTTCTTAAATACGTACATATGGACACATCCTTGTGGGCACTGTGCTCCCACCAGAGAAAACACATCCAGAAgcagaaacaaagggagaaattGGCCACCCATCTTCTGCCTTTCTCCATCATTTGTGAAGATGGTGTGCTGGAGGTCCTTGACAAAGGGAGCCATGGAGAGATTTTCCAGGAATAGTCATGGCTTTGTTTCCTTTTCATATCTCCTCGCCCCATTGAACTTATACTCATGATAGCTGAGGAACAGCAGTTGGGTTGTCGAGAATGACATAATAGGTCTGCATGGTATAACTGAGCATCTTTGAGGTTTTAAGTAGATTTAACATTTAAAAGATTCACCAAAGTTTTCTACTCTTCCATTTTCAGAAAGCAAATACAATAAATGTTTAATTTACTTGGGAAATACAGTGTAAAGCCTTTGTcactaaaaaacaaataaaaaatccatAAAAAGTAGTTGCACTTTACCACCAAAAAAACCAGCAATAAAATAGGAAAGTATTAAATAAAATAGTCTAACCCAGGTATGATATGCATGATTATAAAAACAAGACTGCAAGGAGAACAGTGCTTAAGAACATCTTGGTAAAGCAAGTGTAATCCCATGGTATTTAACCCAGGATCTTGTAAAGCAACAGTTGTTTATAACTGAGTTCACAGGCTATAGTTACCAAAATGCACAAGAGAATGTCACATGGTTCATCATATCTGCTTGGCTGAGCCACTCCAAAATAACTCGCCAGATCTCATAACATATATCTTAGTGCTTCACTGTTTCTAATACTCAACATGGTGTCTGCtctcattttacttttttttttatgttttccttATGCATGTTATGGGACAAACAGTCATGCTGTTAATAATGCAAATAGAATGCATATTGTACCTTATACTGAATACCACACTTATTATTTTATATGAAATAAGATATCTACACTTActgtctttactcaggcaaaactcccattgactttaatgagtaAATTTAGCCGAATCAGACCTCCCAGAAGCATGGAGTTTAAAACTCTGCTCTTGGGATATAAGACTCTACAATGCTCTTTAGATTGTACGTTCCAGATAACTTAATGGCTAGGCAGGCAAAAGAATATGCTACACATGGATCTTCTCATCCTGCAGGCTATGAAGGGCCTGAATTGTCTCATATTTGTAATTCAGTACTATCAGCCTCAGCCAAAATGGGCAGAAATTCCACTTCCAATAAACGGGTGACTGATTGCCTTTCAGTATAATCTCAAGAGAATGGTATACGGGGCCTTCGCTATCAAGAGCTGACAAGTGTTGAATGTTCTCCTCCTGCACATATCGCAGTTATCAGCAGAGCAAACCTTAAGGCAAGACAATGTTTGGTTTTGCATTTGTTTATATGCGGCTTCAACTAGTGTATGTACTTTGCATGttggcttaatttttttttggttgttgggGATATTTACTGGGGACTTTTTTTCACTTTGGCCacgttttcttttttaaaggagtCAAGGCTTGTTGTAGGTACTTTTTGCTAGACACCCACAGGTCCCCAGGAACAAAAGTACTACTACGAAGGCTGTGTAAAAGTTGCTGAGCTGCTGGTATTGCAGAGTGAAATCTCCATTACAATGCACTGGTTCTGCTTTAGGTACTGCAGGAAAAGTAGCTTAATTGAATCAGGATTTGTAATATAAtgccctgctcccttcccagaaGAGAAGGCCAAGCATACAGACACCCACCCCCTGTGGTCCATCTGTGAGGGGAGGTGGTTGAAAGCCTCTGAATACATGTCCCTacgcttctcccccccccccccatgggcgCACATAGTGCCTCTGAGGAGGGCAGAGAGTGCAATGGGAAGAGAGCAGGACAAAAAGTTCTGCCTTCTACAGCTGCTTATTAGCTGGTTTGGAAGAGATGGGCTGCTGATTGGCTCCTTCTAGCCCCTCCCCCTGTGATTAATGCCTCATCAGGCTTGTGGCCACTATCTTAGGTACCTGGAGCTGTACCTCACTCAACCCTTCTTATAGGCGTTAGTCGACACTAGGTTACATTCTTTTTAAAGCAATGTCTTTCTCTGGCTATGAAGAAGTTTTTGAAGCCTCCCTAATGCTGAGCAGCTAGTACCCAAACCTGCCCTATTTTCCTGGATGTAAGGACAAGAACAGAGTCTCCCCATTGGCGGAAGTCCTTTCTGCAGGTGCAGAAGGACGGGGGGAGTTCTACTGCTGAAATCGCTAGTTGTGGGAAAGGACACTAAGAGACAAGTGCTGATGCCTAGGGGTATGTCCACGTTTGAGATGGGAAGTGTGATACCCAGTTTGTGTAGCTGTACTTGCACAAGCTGTTTGAGTTAGTGCCGAAAACCAGCAGCGTGTCCTACAGTGGCACAGGTGGCCACTGatctagctgcctgagtacaatCAAGCCTGACTTCCTGTGTACATACTCATGTGGTTAGCCCAAGCTCCCGCCCATATTGGCGTGGCACATACCTATTTTTAGGCaccagctcaagcagagctagcgcgGGTACGTCtctgtgagctgggaatcacacctcccaggtCAAATGTAGACCTACACTCAGAAAAGAGATGCTGTTCGTCCCTTGCTGGGGATAAAACCCATTAATGGTTGTGAGGCTCTCAGTGACAAGGGTCATAAAAGTACCTGCATAGATGGATGGGCTGATGAGCCTCCACACTTCCCGGGCAGCGAAGAGGAGGCACTCCCGTCATCTTCTAGATGTGATGAATCTTGGTTTACATAGTGAACTCCACCTGTGAAAAAACTGTTCTCGAAAAGAGGTATTTATGTAAATAATGTTAGCACATCAATTCTTGTTTCTTCCATAGCAAAGGCTGATTTACCACATAATCCTGTCTGGTTTGGTATCACATGGACTGtgtgagaggaaagaaaactacTAGCACCCAGCTCTTAAATTGCACTTTTTTATCTATAGATCTTAAAACTTTTTACacaaaaggaggtcagtatcacaGAGCTGTGAAATGACTTGCCGAACTgggcagtgacagagccaggatagaatccaggtcttctgagtcccagtccagtgctctagccataGGTTTCACTCTGCCACTTGTGTCTTGTGGCATCATCATTATCTTAGGAAAATAAACTGTTGTAAACTCTCATTCTAAATCCTTACACAGGCAAATCTTCCATAGATTTCAGCAGGAATTTTGCTGGGGTAAGAAGTTCAGGAGAAAGTCTATAGTTTCATATCAATGAATTGGGGAATTTATATGGATGACTCATTTGTGGCcatgaattcatagaatcatagaatatcagggttggaagggacctcaggaggtcatctagtccaaccccctgctcaaagcaggaccaatccccaatttttgcccctgatccctaaatggccccctcaaggattgaactcacaaccctgggtttagcaggccaatgctcaagccactga
This DNA window, taken from Caretta caretta isolate rCarCar2 chromosome 9, rCarCar1.hap1, whole genome shotgun sequence, encodes the following:
- the SCG2 gene encoding secretogranin-2, yielding MADTKPCWLGAASSLTFFFVLICCVDAASIEPYQLLQKNPDYLGKNLQRLPSPDMIKALEYIENLRKQANKGENGQDYSFYQGAPFFLQQKESKDQSHLSDNRRDSLTEDESQWVRSMLEALRQTEKESKAGSKENKPYSMSSDNFPAGVSDNYEAYKWPERRHKHDKMPHVHDEESSRDSPFKRTNEIVEEQYTPQSLATLESVFQELGKMTGPNNHKKERLDEDQKLYTEDEDDVYKVNNIAYEDVVGGEDWNPIEEKVESQTQEEIKDRKEEIDKNEEEIDDEMKRSGKQGFLEDEMRRDSKDQMSDDITKLMNYYLKRLMSNIGNGRVRTGHEEKRAGIFLEKLDPQSISQLVEISRNLQIPPEDLLDMLKTGEKQQQSERVETEQEPELPEDLEDDISETNLDHTDIFKNKMNPKNGYMRQPINVMPDNLPEDLNIEDIVNLLGTDNLANQKTSYFVNQLNEENSFPRLSYIPRRPKGHQLPKAAWINDLERRQMEYEKLNVKDEELADYLAKMLAKYPEVIDTNQLKRVPVPVSSENDLQEDDQFEQAIKEHLNQLGPQESDKLASLSKRLSMARENDDTQNRQYLDEDMLVKVLEYLNQEQSDKGRNHINKRAMENM